The following coding sequences lie in one Candoia aspera isolate rCanAsp1 chromosome 11, rCanAsp1.hap2, whole genome shotgun sequence genomic window:
- the LOC134503948 gene encoding cyclic nucleotide-gated cation channel beta-1-like, protein MSRRARDVELARLVPEKPRHRLRAAPSRSAGAEQLPNVPSYRSPARPSRIPVLLPRRPAAGARNPGFLQDDASRPGIGGQLPGKYPTVKTPNVDSGSSRLPIPASQAGLSAPKRSHTLAVPPTPKVPKRRKSSSQEVIVGELSLSPVKAWPDRSSLQEEEQISLAGRCSSATSQSSAIINDRLQELVRLFKDRTEKVKEKLIDPDASSDDETPAVSPSKEKPPEEKGKEAEEDEEGRYHEILCCRFKYHPFLCHVRKVRFPSSIDPSSNLMYVFWLFLVVLAWNWNCWLIPVRWAFPYQTPENVCYWMAADYLCDLIYLLDVAVFQVRLQFVHQGDIITDKKAMRKNYLKSRRFKMDAICLLPLDFLYFKVGVHPLLRLPRCLKYLAFFEFNSRLEAILSKAYIYRVIRITAYLLFSLHVNSCLYYWASSFQGLGSSAWAYNGKGNSYIRCYYWAVKTLITIGGLPEPHNLFEIVFQLLNYFTGVFAFSVMIGQMRDVVGAATAGQSYYRSCMDNTVKYMTFYRIPRSVQNRVKTWYEYTWHSQGMLDESELLMQLPEKMKLDIAIDVNYRIVSKVPLFQGCDRQMIFDMLKRLRSVVYLPNDYVCKKGEIGREMYIIQVGQVQVLGGPDGKTVLVTLKAGSVFGEISLLAVGGGNRRTANVVAHGFTNLFILDKKDLNEILVHYPESQKLLRKKARRMLKSNSKPKDDKGMPKDVLIIPPRAGTPKLFQAALVAAGRMGGKGRLAHIRWKLKELKAMQAASSTPVVPKSPAIHTSPADAPKPDDGRPETIISRSPDHPVRVSMSPSPNGGEQVLSVEILEKDETK, encoded by the exons ATGTCCAGGCGAGCCCGCGACGTGGAGTTGGCTCGCCTGGTGCCCGAGAAGCCGCGCCACCGTCTGCGCGCCGCCCCCTCCCGCTCGGCCGGCGCGGAGCAGTTGCCCAACGTGCCCAGCTACCGCAGCCCCGCTCGCCCCTCCCGCATCCCCGTCCTCCTCCCTCGGAGGCCGGCGGCGGGCGCGCGCAACCCCGGTTTCCTGCAGGACGACGCTTCCCGCCCGGGCATCGGGG GACAACTGCCAGGCAAATACCCCACAGTGAAGACCCCAAATGTGGATTCTGGCTCTTCCAGGCTGCCAATCCCTGCCTCTCAAGCTGGGCTGTCAGCTCCAAAGAGATCCCACACCCTCGCTGTGCCACCTACGCCGAAGGTTCCCAAGAG GAGGAAATCCTCTTCCCAAGAAGTAATTGTGGGGGAGCTGAGCCTATCCCCAGTCAAAGCCTGGCCAGACCGGTCCAGTCTGCAGGAAGAAGAACAGATCAG TTTGGCCGGACGCTGCAGCTCAGCCACAAGCCAGAGCAGCGCCATCATCAACGATCGCCTGCAGGAGCTGGTGAGGCTCTTTAAGGACCGGACTGAGAAAGTCAAGGAGAAACTGATTGACCCGGATGCCTCCTCTGATGACGAAACCCCAGCCGTGT CCCCTTCCAAAGAGAAACCCCCAGAGGAGAAAGGCAAAGAAGCAGAGGAAGATGAAGAGGGGCGTTACCACGAAATCCTCTGCTGCAGATTTAAGTATCATCCCTTCCTCTGCCATGTGAGGAAAGTCCGGTTCCCCAGCAGCATTGACCCCTCCTCCA ATCTGATGTACGTGTTCTGGCTCTTTCTTGTGGTCCTGGCATGGAACTGGAACTGTTGGCTGATTCCGGTCCGCTGGGCTTTCCCGTATCAAACACCGGAGAATGTCTGTTATTGGATGGCTGCTGACTACCTCTGCGATCTCATCTACCTTCTGGACGTCGCCGTCTTTCAGGTCCGCCTGCAGTTTGTCCATCAAGGAGATATTATT aCTGACAAGAAAGCCATGAGAAAGAATTACCTGAAGTCCCGTCGCTTTAAG ATGGATGCAATCTGCCTTCTTCCACTGGACTTCCTCTACTTCAAGGTTGGCGTGCATCCTCTCTTGCGCTTACCTCGCTGCCTGAAG TACCTGGCCTTCTTTGAGTTTAACAGTCGACTTGAAGCAATTTTGAGCAAGGCCTATATTTACAG AGTCATAAGGATCACAGCCTACCTGCTCTTCAGCTTGCACGTGAACTCCTGCTTGTACTATTGGGCCTCCTCCTTCCAGGGGCTCGGCTCCTCCGCCTGGGCCTACAATGGCAAAGGAAACAG TTACATCCGCTGTTACTACTGGGCCGTCAAGACGTTAATAACCATTGGAGGACTGCCTGAACCACATAACCTCTTCGAGATCGTTTTTCAGCTTCTCAATTACTTCACCGGCGTCTTCGCTTTCTCAGTGATGATAGGTCAG ATGAGGGATGTTGTTGGTGCTGCTACAGCAGGACAATCATACTATCGGAGCTGCATGgataatacagtaaaatatatgACTTTTTACAGAATTCCCCGTTCAGTTCAGAACAGAGTCAAAACATGGTATGAATATACTTGGCATTCCCAAGGCATGCTGG ATGAATCGGAACTGCTGATGCAGCTGCCCGAAAAGATGAAGCTGGACATTGCAATTGATGTTAACTACAGGATTGTGAGCAAGGTGCCGCTTTTTCAG GGTTGTGATCGGCAAATGATTTTTGACATGCTGAAGAGGCTGAGATCTGTGGTGTACTTGCCCAACGACTACGTGTGCAAAAAG GGGGAAATTGGCCGTGAGATGTACATCATTCAAGTGGGACAAGTCCAAGTGCTTGGGGGACCGGATGGGAAAACTGTGCTTGTGACCCTGAAAGCTGGGTCTGTCTTTGGAGAAATAAG TTTACTGGCTGTGGGAGGTGGAAATCGGCGCACCGCTAATGTTGTGGCTCATGGATTTACTAACCTTTTCATTCTGGATAAGAAGGATTTGAATGAAATTCTGGTGCACTATCCGGAGTCCCAAAAGCTGCTGCGGAAGAAAGCCAG GAGAATGCTGAAAAGCAATAGCAAGCCCAAAGATGACAAAGGGATGCCCAAAGACGTCCTCATCATACCTCCAAGAGCTGGGACACCCAAGCTCTTCCAAGCCGCCCTGGTAGCTGCAGGAAGAATGGGAGGCAAGGGGAGACTGGCTCACATCCGCTGGAAACTGAAGGAGCTGAAGGCAATGCAG GCTGCCAGTTCCACACCGGTTGTCCCTAAATCACCAGCCATCCATACTTCACCAGCTGATGCCCCCAAACCCGATGACGGCAGGCCTGAGACGATCATCTCCAGGAGTCCTGACCATCCTGTTCGGGTTTCCATGAGTCCATCTCCTAACGGGGGTGAGCAGGTTCTCTCGGTGGAAATCTTGGAAAAGGATGAAACCAAGTAG